The genomic DNA AACAAACGCCTCATCTTCCAATATATTTGGTGGTGCCTCAGCCACTATCTGTTTAATTATTTTCTCTGCAACCTCTTTTTCAACATCATTGTTGATAAGCCTCATATATGCAGAATGGGACTTTCCTGGAAATTTTATAATGCTTCTTTCCTCCATAATTGTTGTCATTTTCTGTTTTATCTCAAAAAGCTCCTTTTGTATAATCCCTATTATACTTATATCTGGCTGAATTTGGGGTTGTGGCTGGAATTGTGGTTGAAATTGTTGTATTTGAGGCTGTTGTTCATATTGAGGCTCCCTTTGCGGTACTTGTTGAGATTGAACCTGAACTTGAGGTTGAATATTGACCCCTGACCCCTGACCCCTGACCCCTGACTCTACTGGTTTTGGCTTCTGTGTAAAAGGAAGGGCTGCTGTAACCTCAATCATCTTCTTTCCAAAGATTCCGAATATGCCACCCTTTCTAACATTTCTATGGCTTACAAGAAGGGCATCTTTTCCTAGGTCAAGAGCCATTTGCAGCAAAGCCCTCTGTAAGGTTGGAGCCACATATGTCTTATATTTCATCATCTTACCTTTATTTTACAATCTAAAATGCAAATTTGCAATCTGTAATTGAAAGATAAAGGGATTTAATCTTATAATTTTATCTTATGTTGAAAAGGGGAATATTAGAGATAATTGAGGAAGGAGAATTTGAAAGGCTTGTTTCTTCTAAAAGGGCTTTGAATATAAAATTTGGCGTTGATCCAACAGCCCCTGATATTCATTTAGGACATATGGTTCTTTTAAGAAAGCTTAAAAGTTTCCAAGAATTAGGACATAATATCATCTTCATTATTGGTGATTTTACAGCGAAAATAGGAGACCCATCTGGAAGGGATAAAACAAGACCAAGCCTTTCAATAGAAAAGATAAAGGAAAATGCTTTAACTTATACAGAGCAGGTATTTAAGACCCTCTCCTTTGAAAAAACAAAAATCCTCTATAATTCCTCCTGGTTTGATAAAATGAGCCTTTCAGAGCTTATTTCTCTTTCATTTTCCTATACAGTTTCTCGGATGCTTGAAAGGGATGATTTTACCTTACGATATAAAGATGGAAAGCCTATTGCTATTGCTGAATTTTTATATCCCCTGCTTCAAGGGTATGATTCCTATGTTGTTAAGGCAGATATAGAGATTGGAGGAAGTGACCAAAAGTTTAATATGCTTGTTGGAAGGGAAATACAAAGGTTTTATTCCCAAGTTCCCCAGATTGTAATAACAATGCCCCTTCTTGAAGGCACAGATGGAAAGCTAAAGATGAGCAAAAGCTACAATAACTACATTGGGATAAAGGAAAAAGAAAAAGAGATATTTGGAAAGATTATGTCAGTTCCAGATGCTCTCATTATAAAGTATTATGAGCTTTTGACAGACGAAAATTATTTAATAATAAAAGAGAAAATAGAAAATGGGAGCTTGCATCCAATGAAGGCAAAGGAAGACCTTGCATTTTTGATTACATCATCTTGCCATTCTAAACATAAAGCAGAAGAGGCAAGAGAAGAATTTATAAAGGTATTTTCTAGAAAGGAGATTCCAGGTGATATTTTGGAATACAAAATAGATAAAGCAAGCTTACTTGTAGATATTATCTATCAATCTGGGCTTTCAAATTCTAAATCTGAAGCAAGGAGACTAATCCTTCAAGGTGGTGTAAACATTTCCGAAAAGAAAATAAAAGACCTTAATTTCCAATTAGAAATTCCAAAGCAACCAATTATCCTGAAGGTTGGAAAGAGAGGATTTTTAAAGGTATGCTGAAATAAAATTGGTTTTTTTGTGTTATGCTAAAACAAAAATGGTTTGCAAACTTTTTGGTTAACAGTAGTTAGGCATCTTAACCCTAGCCCTTTAACAAAAGGGTTTGCTTGAAATTCAATTGATTTTTGGTATAGAATCAAAAATTATTATCCTTCATTGCAGACCTCAAAAAAATTAGAAAGGAGCTTTTTTCCTTCAATTGTTAGGATGGATTCAGGATGAAATTGGACGCCAAATATTGGATATTCTTTATGCATTATCCCCATAATCTCGTTTTCCTTTGTCTTTGCCGTAATTTCTAAAGATGAAGGAATGCTTTTAGGATCAATAATTAGGGAATGATACCTTGTTGCAATAAATGGATTTGGAATGTCTTTAAAAATAAATTTTCCATCGTGAAAAATCTCTGATGTCTTTCCATGCATAAGCCTATTTGCACCTATTATTCTTCCTCCAAATACCTCACCAATACATTGATGACCAAGGCATACACCAAAGATTGGAATTTTTCCCTTGAATTCCATTATTAGAGCCTTTGATATTCCAGCATCATCTGGCCTTCCTGGGCCTGGTGAAATTACAATAGATGAAGGTGAAAGCCTTTTTATTCCTGCAATATCAATCTTATCATTCCTTATAACCTCAATTGTCTTTTTCATCTCTCCAATATATTGGACAAGATTATAGGTGAATGAATCGTAATTGTCTATAACAAGAACCATTTTGTTGCGTTTATTTGCCTTTTTTAACCCCAGGTTTATTTATTTGTCCTTTTCTTCGGTTTTTTTTTCCGCTATCCTTTTTATTACCTCACTTGTAATATCAAGGGAATCTTCTCCATAAATGACGCTATCTTTATCAAGAACAAGGTTTATCTTTCTCTCCTTTGCTATTTCAGAAATAATTGCTCTTATCTTTGCATTTATAGAATCTTCAAGCTCTTTTCTCTTTTTTGCTAGACCTTCTGCTGCCTCTTGTTGATAGGCTTGAAGCTCCTCGTATTTTGCCTGAATTGTTGCCTCTTTTCTCCTTTTTGCTTCCTCTGCAAGGGGTTTCTTAAGCTCCTCCTGTAAAGCAAGGATTTCATTTTGCTTTATCTTTATTTCAAGATTTCCCTTCTCAATCTCCTTTTGCAATGCCTCTTTTGCCCCTTTTGTGTCAGGATGGCTATCAAATGCCTTTTGTGCATCAATAAAGGAAATATTTATCCCCCAAGCTAAACTTGTCCCTAAAATCCCACCTAAAATTAGTTTTTTCATTTCTTTCCTCCTTTTATTTTTTTTATTACCCTATCTGCAACCTCGCTTATTGAAAGAGAGGATGTGTCAATTGTCCAATCAGCAGCCTCTTTATATAAAGGAAGCCTAGCCTTTAATATCCTTCTTATTGCAGATATTGGGTCATCTACAGAAAGGAGAGG from bacterium includes the following:
- the tyrS gene encoding tyrosine--tRNA ligase — translated: MLKRGILEIIEEGEFERLVSSKRALNIKFGVDPTAPDIHLGHMVLLRKLKSFQELGHNIIFIIGDFTAKIGDPSGRDKTRPSLSIEKIKENALTYTEQVFKTLSFEKTKILYNSSWFDKMSLSELISLSFSYTVSRMLERDDFTLRYKDGKPIAIAEFLYPLLQGYDSYVVKADIEIGGSDQKFNMLVGREIQRFYSQVPQIVITMPLLEGTDGKLKMSKSYNNYIGIKEKEKEIFGKIMSVPDALIIKYYELLTDENYLIIKEKIENGSLHPMKAKEDLAFLITSSCHSKHKAEEAREEFIKVFSRKEIPGDILEYKIDKASLLVDIIYQSGLSNSKSEARRLILQGGVNISEKKIKDLNFQLEIPKQPIILKVGKRGFLKVC
- a CDS encoding aminodeoxychorismate/anthranilate synthase component II, coding for MVLVIDNYDSFTYNLVQYIGEMKKTIEVIRNDKIDIAGIKRLSPSSIVISPGPGRPDDAGISKALIMEFKGKIPIFGVCLGHQCIGEVFGGRIIGANRLMHGKTSEIFHDGKFIFKDIPNPFIATRYHSLIIDPKSIPSSLEITAKTKENEIMGIMHKEYPIFGVQFHPESILTIEGKKLLSNFFEVCNEG
- a CDS encoding OmpH family outer membrane protein, whose amino-acid sequence is MKKLILGGILGTSLAWGINISFIDAQKAFDSHPDTKGAKEALQKEIEKGNLEIKIKQNEILALQEELKKPLAEEAKRRKEATIQAKYEELQAYQQEAAEGLAKKRKELEDSINAKIRAIISEIAKERKINLVLDKDSVIYGEDSLDITSEVIKRIAEKKTEEKDK